Within the Oncorhynchus masou masou isolate Uvic2021 chromosome 1, UVic_Omas_1.1, whole genome shotgun sequence genome, the region agtatgcttggggttattgtccatttggaagatccatttgcgaccaagctttaacatcctgactgatgtcttgagatgttgcttcaatatatccacataattttcttgcctcatgatgccatctattttgtgaagtgcaccagtccctcttgcagcaaagcacccccacaacatgatgatgccacccccatgcttcacgattgggatggtgttcttcagcttgcaagcctccccctttttcctccaaacataacgatggtcagtATGGCCAAACAGTACTCTTTGTTTTCATCAGAAAGCACGATCTTTGtcttcatgtgcagttgcaaaccggcctttcaggttacgtcgatataggacttgttttactgtggataaagatacttttgtgccggtttcctccagaatcttcacaaggtcctttgctgttgttcttggattgatttgcacttttcgcaccaaagtatgtagtatctctaggagacagaacatgtctccttcctgagcagtatgatggctgcgtggtcccatggtgtttatacttgcgtactattgtttgtacagatgatcgtGGTACCTTCAGCCGTTCGGacattgctcctaaggatgaaccagacttgtggaggtctgatttcttttgacgttcccatgatgtcaagcaaaggcactgagtttgaaggtaggccttgaaataggtacacctccaattgactcaattatgtaaattagcctatcagaagcttctaaagccatgacataattctctgggattttccaagctctttaaaggcacagtcaacttagtgtatgtaaacttctgacccactggaattgtgataagtgaaataatatgttaacaattgttggaaaaattactcatgcctaaagtagatgtcctaaccaacttgccaaactagtgtttgttaacaagaaatttgtggagtggttgaaaaacgagtttcaatgaccCCAACCTAAGTTCTGACTTCAATTGTACATGAGAGGAACGAGACGGAAGCGATATAATTTGTCGTCTAGTACCTCAGTACTATACCAGTAAATTATCTATTTTAACAAGCCATTTTTTTCTAACTGGACACActcactggttgaatcaatgtttccacaccatttcaatgaaattacattgaaccaatgtggaatagtcTTTGCCCAGGTCAGGTCGAGACCATCACTGAGGCAATCAGTATATTTCACACCAGAGTATATTTTAGAATTAgaattatataataataataacaaacagAAATTGTTCAGTTTGAACATTTTATTAGTTACATCAGTTTGTATTGCATATTCTCAGCAGTTTATACATGGCACAGTCATCCCTGACTTCAGAGTTCTCCTCCCTGACCTAGCTAACCACAGCACAGTGACTCAGCATAACCATCAGACAGGGAGCTGTTTAAGGTGCACAATGAGCGGGTTCATAGTCTCTTTGCTTTTTATAGTCAATATAATATACTAATTTATATCGTCataaatatacacatacagtacaatatattCACCTGACACAATCTTTTATAGACATTTGTTGACATCTCTGCCCTTGAAGGCTGCAGAAGGTACATGGCCCTGTGCTGTGCTCCCAGCCAGAGTGATGTTGCTATTTTAATGCACTTGTTATTATTGTTGGAAGTCAGACACATTCAGATAGAGTTTAGAGCATTCTGCATTCTTTACAGTCATACATTAGAAGAAGCATCATATCAGGGTGGAGTACCCAGGGATTAGTAACTAGAGAAACACTATTGCTTTGCTTGTTTACTGTTTGTCTCCTACTCTGCTCTGGCCTCCCTTTACAAAGGCTTCTCAGATCTTCAgtagcctccctccctcccttcccccctccctcccttcccccctcccatccctccccgaTAGTTAttttgcgtctctctctctctctctctctctctctctcggctcatAAACACCACGTTAGTGATTCACTTCATGGCTTTCTCTTTGACCTCAGTGCTGGAGGACTTTTCGTCCTTCTCTGCCTTCCCTTCCACCTTCGTATCCTTCGCCTCTTTACTGTCGGACCCTTTAGAGGCCTCCTGCTtgtcctccttcacctcctctttGGGCTCTGGTTtcttctctttcttgctctctgcTTTCTCTGGTGATTCTTTGGGGGCAGGCTTCAACTCTGCCTGAGGTTTGTCGTCTGTTTTGGATGGGGCCTGTTTCTCATCTTCCTTCTTAGCAGGGGTGGGGCTCTCCTTGGCGGGGGCGGGCTTCTCCTCTGCAGGCTTTTCCAAGGCGGCGGCAGGAGGGGCAGGTGTTGGGGTCTCCTCTGGCTTGCTCTCCTTCTTGGGATCTGGTTTGTCTGCCTTCTCCTCAGCCTTCTCTTTAGGCTGGCTCccactcttctctttctccttgggTTCTGGCTCCTGTTTCTTCTCCTCTTTTACAGGCTGGGGTTgttccttctctttcttctcctccttgGCTGGTTTGTCTTCTGCAGGGGGCTTGGCCTTCTCCTGGATGGGGGACTTGGGTTCAGGAGACTTGGGGAGGGGGACTTGGGAGTAGGGGACTTAGACTCTGGGGATTTGCTAGGGGGAGATTTAGATGGTGATTTCACAGCCAGGGATTTGAGCTGGGGAGATTTCTCCGTGGGAGATTTGGGGGCAGGAGACTTGGCGGGTGATTTGGGGAGGGGAGATTTGGCTGGGGGTGATTTGGATTCAGGGGATTTGACGGCGGGAGATTTGGGCTGGGGGGTTTTGATGGGAGACTTAGATGGAGAAGCAGCCTCCTCAGGTGACTTAGACTTCTCTTTCTCCTCACCTGACACCTCTTCCCCCTTATCCTCAGATCCTTCCTCTTCatcaccctcttcctcctctcctcccttatcctcagatccttccccttcctccttatcaccctcttcctcctctcctcccttatcctcagatccttccccttcctccttatcaccctcttcctcctctcctcccttatcctcagatccttccccctctcctacctcAGCTTTGGTCTCATCCTCTTCCTTTacttcctcttcattctcttcgcccttctcttcctctccttcctctgtcaccTCAGTGACCTGTGTCTCATCCGTCTGTTCCTCCAGTATGACTGTGTCTGAGAGCTCCTCCCCCTTAAGCTTAAGGTGAACGGAGGAGTAGGAGAACAGGCTTGGCCCAGATAGGAACCGAGTCTCCTCCCCTTCCAGCAACTTCCTGTTTAGGGGAAGAACATGGGAAGTACAGTTTGAGTTGGGTGTGTCAATACAGTCTCCTGTTAAAAGATACATATATATTCATTCCAAGAGCAAGGTGGTTCAGAGCCAGTCTGAACACCCTTAACCTCtcccccttaacccctgaccCACCTGTAGGCAGCTATCTCTATATCCAGAGCCATCTTGACATTCAGCAGCTCCTGATATTCTCTCAACTGACTGGCCATCTCCCACTTAGTACTCTTCAGCTCACCGTCCAGCTGGTGGAtggtctcctacacacacacacacacacacacacacacacacacacacacacacacacacacacacacacacacatatatatatatgttggtgAGCAATGTGTGTCAgaatgaaggagaaagagaaaagccAGACAGATGGTCAGTCAGGCAGAGGAGTGTACCTGTAGGGAGTGGATATCCCCATGGTGTCTGTCCTCACTATCCATGCGTTGTCTCTCCAAAGACTCCTTGGTTCCTTTGAGGGTCTCCAGTTCGATGGTGCGGCTCTGCAGCTGCCGTCTATACTCGGCTATCTCCTCTTGGGCACCGCGGATTGCATCCGTGTTAGAGTGAGCTGCATCCGCCAACCGTTCCATACGCACTTCAGAAGGTGTGTGGGGGGAATAGGGTCAGAGACAGGGTGTTAGAGGTCATGGGGACGGGCTATAACCCAAAATTATAAAATAGTCTCCTGTCTTAGGACTGGCCAGGTGCCTGAATGCTTTTCTGTATTGAGCTTTAGTAAAGGTCTATCATTGAGAACACAGATCCTCTTCTCCAGGAAGGAGTGACCTTGacagtgcctgtctgtctgtcagaggtcTGACTCAGATACATGACACTGAACAACATATTGATGAAAATCTTGTCAAAAGAATCTTCCAATGAGTCTTGAATGAGCCATCTGTGTTTTTAGGGACCTAACACTGCTGACTCATAGTTGCCTGCGGCAGGAATGCATGATAAACAGTAATAAGATTTTCCAAACAGGACTGCAGGTGGACAGATAGTAGAAGACACGAGTTTACACCAGACAGAACACTTAGTCCTCTCCATAAAATAAACCAGTGGGCTATTTCATCACATTATTCACATCCAATACTTTTTCCAAATGCAATCATAGCCTATCATTTCATAACTATGGCGTTTGATTCGAAAGTACCCTTGTCACTGAAGGTGTCATTATAGTAATTGGTATGCACTCATAGGAGGATGCTTACGCAGGTTTAGCTGAATATATAGCTTAGAGAGTTTAAAGTAGTTCGCTTCCAATTGTGATCTTACGAGGCATCAATGTCCCAAATGGGATTGATAATAGCCTAGATGCACCACTATGTACCACTAGCCTATTTGATTGTAAAACTAAAGCGCTCCCaaattcagcaccatggacagcgaaCAATGATGCGTCACCGCACGGCCACACATTATAGTCCTATACAACTATAAAACTGGCTTTCTCACGACCACTCTGGGTAAAGCCAGGTGGGTATTAAGGTGGATTGATATAAAGTTGCACCTCTCACCTTTAAACCATCCCTCTGCCTGCATTGCGCTCTTGGTCGCGTGGCCATCCAGCTGAGCGCGGATCTCCCGCAGCGCGCTCGTCACGTCCGCCTTGATCGTGTCTCGAGCCTCGAACCTCACCTGTGTACCCTGGATCTGTGCGAGCATCTCGGCCACCTCATCCTCGTGGTTCTTCTTCAGGAACGCGGCTTCTTCCTGCAGCGCGAACAGCTTCTTGTCCAGCTCCAGCCGTGCAAGCCCAGACTCATCCACATACTTGTTCATGACGCGTGCTGCGGCCTCCAGCTCCTCCCGGCTGCGTGCCTCGTCCTCGAGCCTGGTCCGCACATGCTGGATGTCCTCTTCAAGGTGGTCATGCTCCAAGAGTGTGCGTGCCTTCTCCCCGGTCAACTGCTGGACTATAACCCTCAGGTCCCCCAGCTCACGCTGATAGTGCTCTCCAACCGTAGCGCGCCCCGTCTGGCTCTGTCGCAGTGCAGCCGCTTCCTGCTCCAGATTCGAGTTAATCAGCTCGAGGTTCCGCACCTTGTCGATGTAACCGGCGAACCGGTCGTTGAGTGTCTGCAGAATCTCCTTCTCGTTCCTCCGAGTCATGTCGCCATTAAAGATTTCCAAGCTGTCGGCAGAGGCTGCATGGCTGTAGGCCGGGCGGTGGCGTTGGGAGGTCGTCCATGGCTGGGAGTGGTAgccggaggaggagagggaagcgGCGGGCCGGGCAGAGTGTCCCTGTGGTGTCCTGCGATAGGATCCGTGGCCGTAGAGGTAGTCCAGTGGGTAGCTCATCTCTAAGCCGGATGCAGACTGCGGcagggtgaagagagatgagCTTTTATACCGCGGGAGGAGAAACAACTCAGCAGGAACAATCTCTCTCTTTAAAGAGACATCATCTTCGCCATCGTCATCACCCCTCCTTCCTTATCACACAGACTAACCACAGAAACACCATGATACAGCGGATGATAGGCTTCTTGAATTTTCACCCAAATGTCCAATTGTATGATATTATTTACTCTTGATTTCTGAGTGCCCACAATGGGATTACGTGCCATGTTCGTTATAGTAGACCTAGGCCTATAGGCTTCAACTTTTTGAAACAAATGATGCCCACAATACCATGATCACCAAAAGAAAAATACATAGCTAATACAAGCTGGGTTTAAATTCTATGATTGGTTTGGACTAGTTTTATGTGCAGCTCTTCATTCTATTTGTCAGTGCTGTGATTACATGACAATGGAAGTGTGTGTGGTTCTGTCAGTGGGCCAGTTGTGTCCCCCAGGTGGGTTGGAGTGGATCTGCAGACTCACACTGCAGAGGTAATCCGACTGCACAGCAGCAGAAAGCGGCTCCTTCTATTTGTCTCCCCccccgtctctcgctctccctctcgctcACACACCTGGCTGGCCCACTGACAACTTTACACCTCATAACAGTGTGTGAGGTTTGACATGTCTTCATCATGATCCTCAGAAATGTATATAAGTTGGATGGATCAGAATGACCTCTGTCAATAACCCAGGTTATTTGAAAAATCAGACAGTGGAGAATTAAGTACGCACACACTTGCTATTTTAGTGCGGCCCTTGTAGGTGTGTCAGCTGATTTGGAAGAATGTGTCTGAGGATAATTCTGTTCCTACTACAGCACCTATTGATCAGACTCCTTCAGGcttcacacagcacacagcacacacatacacatacacacacacagcaccatgGCTGTAAATCTTAAAGGAACACCTTAAATATCTCTGTCACTGTAAAGTTTCTGCAGCCCCATTTTACACAACTTTATACCGTCATGATCTTGGATACAAAGACTGAATTGTTTCTGCACGTGTCAACATTGCACAAGCCCTTGTAATTTCTCTGTTTGTATATGGCAGGTGATCACCCTTAGACCGAGACTCATACGTTGTCATGGCCTTCTCCTCTGTGACATAAACACTCACATTGacattttttgtcatttagcagatgctcttatccagagcgactcacaGAAGCCTAGTCGGCATGTTGATTTGAATCAGCAACTctttggcccaacgctcttaaccgctaggctatctgCCACATATTTCTCATCACATTTATAATCACATATTTATAATCATATTTATCAGACAGAGTATCACATTTAGACCAGAAATGAACACTCCGCATGCTTCTAGTCCCAGTTactcactatatacagtgccttcggaaagtattcagactccttgactttttcctaattttgttacgttacagccttattaaaaaaaaattaaattaatcctcagcaatctacacacaacacgccataatgacaaaacaaaagccGGTTTTTactaatgtattaaaaattaaaaacagaaataccttattaaaaacagaaataccttatttacataagtattcatgagctatgagactcgaaattgagctcaagtgcatcctctttccatcgatcatccttgagatgtttctacaacttgattggtgtccacctgtggtaaattcaattgattggccagatttggaaaggcacacacctgagaattgtccgtagagctccgcgacaggtttgtgtcgaggcatagatctggaGAAAGGTACTaaaaaatgtctgtagcattgaatgcccccaagaacagtggcctgcatcattattaaatggaagaaatttggaaccaccaagactctttccaGAGCTGGCCGCCCAACCAAACTGAGGAGTCGGgggaggacaaccatctctgcagcacacgaccatatcaggcctttatggtagagtgcccagacggaagccactcctcagtaaacg harbors:
- the LOC135542515 gene encoding LOW QUALITY PROTEIN: neurofilament medium polypeptide-like (The sequence of the model RefSeq protein was modified relative to this genomic sequence to represent the inferred CDS: inserted 1 base in 1 codon) encodes the protein MSYPLDYLYGHGSYRRTPQGHSARPAASLSSSGYHSQPWTTSQRHRPAYSHAASADSLEIFNGDMTRRNEKEILQTLNDRFAGYIDKVRNLELINSNLEQEAAALRQSQTGRATVGEHYQRELGDLRVIVQQLTGEKARTLLEHDHLEEDIQHVRTRLEDEARSREELEAAARVMNKYVDESGLARLELDKKLFALQEEAAFLKKNHEDEVAEMLAQIQGTQVRFEARDTIKADVTSALREIRAQLDGHATKSAMQAEGWFKVRMERLADAAHSNTDAIRGAQEEIAEYRRQLQSRTIELETLKGTKESLERQRMDSEDRHHGDIHSLQETIHQLDGELKSTKWEMASQLREYQELLNVKMALDIEIAAYRKLLEGEETRFLSGPSLFSYSSVHLKLKGEELSDTVILEEQTDETQVTEVTEEGEEEKGEENEEEVKEEDETKAEVGEGEGSEDKGGEEEEGDKEEGEGSEDKGGEEEEGDKEEGEGSEDKGGEEEEGDEEEGSEDKGEEVSGEEKEKSKSPEEAASPSKSPIKTPQPKSPAVKSPESKSPPAKSPLPKSPAKSPAPKSPTEKSPQLKSLAVKSPSKSPPSKSPESKSPTPKSPSXKSPEPKSPIQEKAKPPAEDKPAKEEKKEKEQPQPVKEEKKQEPEPKEKEKSGSQPKEKAEEKADKPDPKKESKPEETPTPAPPAAALEKPAEEKPAPAKESPTPAKKEDEKQAPSKTDDKPQAELKPAPKESPEKAESKKEKKPEPKEEVKEDKQEASKGSDSKEAKDTKVEGKAEKDEKSSSTEVKEKAMK